A stretch of DNA from Bacillota bacterium:
CGTATACGGCCGCAAGCTGCAAAGCCGTGGAGGTGGCCACCGCGGCCACAAGGAACCTGTTGGAGAACAGCCCTATCTCTGAGAGGGGTTTTCGTTCTGAGCGACAGTGAAATACATAGATCAGTTGGGACATCACAAGGGTCGAGAAGGCTACCGTTCGAGCGGTGGCGAGGCCGTGCCCGAGGAACGTGCCGGCCACGACGAACGACGCCACAGTGCATGCAGCAATGAACACTCCCTGGCTTGCGATCTTGAGACCGAGACCTCGTGCGAACACGCCTTCTGTCGGCTTTCTTGGAGGCCGCTCCAGGGCATCGGGGTCCGTAGGTTCGGCCCCAAGTGCCATTGCGGGCAGGCCGTCGGTCATCAGGTTCATCCACAGTATCTGAATGGGAGTGAGCGGGAGCGGCATGCCTGCCGCAACCGCCAGGAGCATCGTCAGCACCTCCCCGACATTGCACGCAAGAAGATACCTGATGAACTTCCTCACATTATCGTAGATCGACCGCCCTTCTTCTATTGCAGCCAGGATGGTCGAGTAGTTGTCGTCCGAAAGGACCATCGCGGAAGCCTCTCTGGCGACATCTGTCCCCGACCGGCCCATTGCGATACCGATGTCGGCCTCCCTGATGGATGGGGCATCATTCACGCCGTCTCCGGTCATCGCCACGATGTGTCCGCGCTCCCGGAGTGCCCTGACTATCTTCAGTTTGTGTGCGGGCGTCACCCGGGCAAAGATGGCCACGTGTTCCACGATCTCGGCCAGCCGCCGGTCGGATGTGCGGTCGAGTTCCTCGCCGGTCATGATGCCGCCGCCATGGTCCACCAACCCCAGTTCGATCCCGATCGCCCTGGCGGTTTCCGCATGGTCTCCGGTAATCATCACAGTCCTGATTCCCGCCCTGCGGGCACGCTCAACAGACCTGGCTGCCTCCGGCCTGGGCGGGTCCATCATGCCCACGAGCCCCAAGAAGGTCAAATGCGGGGCGCAGGCGGCGTCTCCGTCCGATCCGATCTCGATCAGGTTCCCGGGCGCACACGCGAAGGCCAAGACTCGCATAGCCTGGGAGGCGAGATACGAGTCTCTCGCCAGCACGGCGTCCCTGAACTTGTTGTCGGAAGGAACCACCCGACCCGCGCGCACCCCGGACGAACAGAGGCTCAGGACGACGCCTGGGGCGCCCTTCACGAACGTCATGTGCCCGTCCGGCCCGGAGCACGAAACCGCCATCATCCTGCGCTCAGACTCAAAAGGAATCTCCCAGACGCGCGAAAACTTCCGCGCGAGCCGGGAGAGGGACGGCCCGCCCTTGAAAGCCATGGCGGCGAGCGCGCCTTCGGTCGGGTCCCCCACGACCTCCCAACTCCTGCCCCGGCGGACCAGGGACGCGTCATTGCACAGGGCGGCGCAGAGGAGCAGATCGCGCAGGACCGCGTCCTTCGTGGGGTCTACGGGTTTGCCGTCCTCGCGGAATTCTCCCTCGGGGCAATACCCAATCCCGGTCACGGTGATTTCCCGCCCCACCAGGTCTATGATCTTCACAGTCATCTCGTTCTGGGTCAGGGTACCAGTCTTGTCCGCACATATCACAGTGGCGCACCCCAGAGTCTCGACTGCCGTCAGTCTGCGCACGATAGCGCGCCTGCGGCTCATCCTCTGCACCCCGAGGGCAAGGCAGACTGTGACTATGGCGGGGAGTCCCTCAGGTATGGCGGCGACCGCAAGACTCACTCCGGAGAGGAACATCAAGTGCAGCGACTCTCCTCTGGCGACCCCGAGTGCGGACACGAGGGCACAGACCAGCACGCACCCCAACACAAGCCACCTGCCGAGTTGCCCCAGCCTCCGTTGAAGCGGGGTCTCCGCATCGGTCACCTCCCCCATCATGCCGGCGATGGAACCCATCTCGGTGTCCATGCCGGTCGCGGACACAATCGCCCGGCCCCGGCCCCGCGTGACAACGGTCCCGGCGTGCACCATGTTGGGCCTCTCCGCGACGGGGGCGCTCTCCCTGGCAACCGCCTTGTGATCCTTCGGCACAGGTCTCGACTCTCCGGTCAAGACGGACTCATCCACCGCAAGCTGGGACGAGTCCACGAGCCTGGCGTCAGCAGGCACCCTGTCGCCCGCCGAAAGGAGGATGACGTCGCCGGGGACGATTTCGGCGGCTGGGATGTGGATTGTCTCGCCCCCCCTCCTCACAGTCGCGCCGGGGGCAGAGAGCTTCTTCAGGGCGGCGAGCGCCCGCTCGGCCCGGAATTCCTGAACGAAACCGAGTACCGCGTTTACGAGGACTATGGCAAGGATTGCCGCCGCGTCTTGATACTCGCCGAGGTAGGCGGACGCCGCGACGGCCCCGAGGAGGACCAAGACCATGAAGTCCTGGAACTGGCTGATGAATATGCGAACTAGCGACGGGCCTCTCTTCATCCTGATTGTGTTCAGCCCGTACGCCGAGAGCCGCACCGCGGCCTCGCTTGGAGAAAGCCCGGACTCCATCGACGTTTCGAGTTCCCGTTCGGCCACTCCGGGAGTGGCCGAATGCCACGGTGTTTCCGTCATTCGGCTACCACCTCTTTCTCGTTGCCGTCCATAGATTCCTATGGGGGTTTGGCCTTGTTCATACCGCCTGCGTATGAACAACGCCACGTTTCCGAGGTCCACGGGGCCCGGGGTCGAGGGCGTGAGGCGCGAGCGGAGGTGGAGACGAGCGGAGGCGGGCGCAGGCGGGCGTGGGAACGGGCCTGGCCGGGACGCGCGGCACGGTACGGCAGGGGGCCCTGCCGACCCCGATCTCTCGGGTGGCGGCAGAGCCGTTTCGACCCTGAGACTACTCCGGCGGCAGGCTACTTCCGAATATCTGGATCATCCAAGACGCGCTTGATCCACTCTTCGGGATAGCCGGGCCTTGTGGCGGAATTCGCGCCGTACCACACGACCGGCGCGATCTCGTCGGGAAGCCAGGAGCGGACCTGCGAGATGCAAGTGTGCTCGCAG
This window harbors:
- a CDS encoding cation-translocating P-type ATPase; translation: MTETPWHSATPGVAERELETSMESGLSPSEAAVRLSAYGLNTIRMKRGPSLVRIFISQFQDFMVLVLLGAVAASAYLGEYQDAAAILAIVLVNAVLGFVQEFRAERALAALKKLSAPGATVRRGGETIHIPAAEIVPGDVILLSAGDRVPADARLVDSSQLAVDESVLTGESRPVPKDHKAVARESAPVAERPNMVHAGTVVTRGRGRAIVSATGMDTEMGSIAGMMGEVTDAETPLQRRLGQLGRWLVLGCVLVCALVSALGVARGESLHLMFLSGVSLAVAAIPEGLPAIVTVCLALGVQRMSRRRAIVRRLTAVETLGCATVICADKTGTLTQNEMTVKIIDLVGREITVTGIGYCPEGEFREDGKPVDPTKDAVLRDLLLCAALCNDASLVRRGRSWEVVGDPTEGALAAMAFKGGPSLSRLARKFSRVWEIPFESERRMMAVSCSGPDGHMTFVKGAPGVVLSLCSSGVRAGRVVPSDNKFRDAVLARDSYLASQAMRVLAFACAPGNLIEIGSDGDAACAPHLTFLGLVGMMDPPRPEAARSVERARRAGIRTVMITGDHAETARAIGIELGLVDHGGGIMTGEELDRTSDRRLAEIVEHVAIFARVTPAHKLKIVRALRERGHIVAMTGDGVNDAPSIREADIGIAMGRSGTDVAREASAMVLSDDNYSTILAAIEEGRSIYDNVRKFIRYLLACNVGEVLTMLLAVAAGMPLPLTPIQILWMNLMTDGLPAMALGAEPTDPDALERPPRKPTEGVFARGLGLKIASQGVFIAACTVASFVVAGTFLGHGLATARTVAFSTLVMSQLIYVFHCRSERKPLSEIGLFSNRFLVAAVATSTALQLAAVYAPRTAAVLGTRPLAAVDWAVVLFLSGWSALLMVAARAAKRALARRHSLFRVKGAGGPAYTGRRFR